Proteins encoded together in one Anguilla anguilla isolate fAngAng1 chromosome 9, fAngAng1.pri, whole genome shotgun sequence window:
- the LOC118236473 gene encoding charged multivesicular body protein 1b-like, with product MSNLDKHLFNLKFAAKELQRSSQKCDKEEKAEKAKVKKAVQKGNVEVARIHAENAIRQKNQSINFLRMSARVDAVGARVQTAVTMNKVTKSMAGVVKGMDAALKSMNLEKISALMDKFEHQFETLDVQTAQMEDSMSSTTTLTTPQNQVDTLMHEMADEAGLDLNLELPQGQMGSVGTSVASAEQDELSHRLAKLRDQM from the exons ATGTCAAATTTGGACA AGCATCTCTTCAACCTCAAGTTTGCTGCCAAAGAGTTGCAACGAAGTTCACAGAAATGTGACAAAGAGGAAAAGGCGGAGAAGGCCAAAGTGAAGAAG GCCGTTCAAAAAGGAAATGTGGAAGTCGCGCGGATACACGCCGAAAACGCCATCCGGCAGAAAAACCAGTCCATCAACTTCCTGAGGATGAGCGCACGGGTGGACGCGGTGGGGGCCAGGGTACAGACTGCTGTCACCATGAACAAG GTCACAAAGTCGATGGCTGGAGTGGTGAAGGGCATGGATGCGGCCTTGAAGAGTATGAACCTGGAGAAG ATCTCAGCGCTGATGGACAAATTCGAGCACCAGTTTGAGACTCTGGATGTGCAGACCGCACAAATGGAGGACTCTATGAGCAGCACAACTACACTCACCACCCCACAG AACCAAGTGGACACGCTGATGCACGAGATGGCAGACGAAGCTGG GCTGGACCTGAACTTGGAGCTGCCTCAGGGCCAGATGGGATCGGTGGGGACCAGCGTGGCATCTGCAGAGCAG GATGAGCTGTCCCACAGACTGGCCAAGCTGCGGGACCAGATGTGA
- the LOC118236472 gene encoding uncharacterized protein LOC118236472, with protein sequence MAELSTDRRFHNLTQKQVQTLDQVLTEVIPIHGRGNFPTLEVKPKDIIHVVKNRLVKREIKVRDVRLNGSTASHVLVKENGTSYKDLDIIFGVELPRQEDFQIIKEVVLGCLLDFLPQGVNKDKITALTMKEAYVQKMVKVFNEHDRWSLISLSNNRGKNVELKFVNSLRRQFEFSVDSFQIILDRMLESYLEAERKQAAQCHTWGEEASSVKSSSQVAPNEESPSTSLDQTKPTNKAMYLPAEGQDLPSLDERPCENEEVVLQEDELPQPMEVAAETLELGKVTKMKEPGQDLESLKGAEVELQESHAEVQLDVLPLLEKGVETSVPEAHGQTEESLETVIPPSSETPAHTELSRNSVQVQKQSPKDTLNECPSSIESTVMEEPGRLTVPCDHSHPQPCTILTEEAQNSHLEYPLPPPPKKTCKKSKMVVLKHSSPKPPRKMSKKVINTPSSPKKTPLMNELPILTNTLLDPPKIIFKAQSNESMPIEELNCNIISPQSNTNTSLDKECQVQTVLFQNETSVAHDTEYHIETKCLQNQELEPARNQDPELAMEKTVPQRAEPEYGDKHQDPADQHPDFSAQLMDSQKDTTPMSQPAPGLSPPRELPTITVVAESMYGDFEQAMEHLRYRLIATRNPEEIRGGGLLKYSNLLVRDFKPASETEIKSLERYMCSRFFIDFPDVHEQQRKIESYLRNHFIGEESSKYDYLMTLRRVVNESTVCLMGHERRQTLNMITVLALKVLGEQNAIPNTTNITCFYQPAPYMADHNFNNYYIAQNQPTLIYHPYPLHIHMQTGLV encoded by the coding sequence ATGGCAGAGCTCAGCACTGACCGCCGATTCCACAACCTGACCCAGAAGCAAGTCCAGACCTTAGACCAAGTCCTGACTGAGGTTATCCCCATTCACGGCAGGGGGAACTTTCCCACATTGGAGGTGAAACCCAAGGACATCATCCATGTCGTGAAGAACAGGCTAGTGAAGAGAGAGATCAAGGTGAGGGATGTCCGTCTGAATGGCTCCACTGCCAGCCATGTGCTGGTTAAGGAGAATGGTACTAGCTACAAGGACCTGGACATCATCTTTGGTGTGGAGTTACCTAGGCAGGAGGACTTCCAGATCATCAAGGAAGTGGTGCTGGGCTGCCTGCTGGACTTCCTACCCCAAGGTGTTAACAAGGATAAAATCACTGCCCTAACCATGAAGGAGGCTTATGTGCAGAAGATGGTCAAGGTCTTCAATGAACATGACCGCTGGAGTCTTATCTCACTCTCCAACAACCGTGGCAAGAACGTGGAACTTAAATTTGTTAACTCTCTCCGTCGACAGTTTGAGTTCAGTGTGGACTCCTTTCAGATAATCCTGGACCGTATGCTTGAGTCCTACCTGGAGGCAGAGAGGAAGCAGGCGGCCCAGTGTCATACGTGGGGAGAAGAAGCATCTTCAGTCAAGAGCAGCAGTCAAGTGGCTCCAAATGAGGAGTCCCCATCCACCTCTCTTGACCAAACAAAACCTACAAACAAAGCCATGTATTTGCCAGCTGAAGGTCAGGACCTCCCAAGCCTGGATGAAAGACCATGTGAAAATGAAGAGGTGGTTCTGCAAGAAGATGAATTGCCTCAACCAATGGAGGTAGCAGCGGAAACATTGGAGCTTGGgaaagtgacaaaaatgaagGAGCCAGGACAGGACCTAGAGTCCCTGAAAGGAGCTGAAGTAGAGTTACAGGAATCACATGCAGAGGTACAGCTTGATGTTTTACCCCTTTTAGAAAAAGGTGTTGAGACTTCAGTTCCTGAAGCACATGGACAAACTGAGGAATCTCTAGAAACAGTCATACCACCAAGCTCAGAAACTCCAGCCCATACAGAACTTTCCAGAAATAGTGTCCAAGTTCAAAAACAAAGTCCAAAGGACACTCTCAATGAATGTCCATCCTCCATTGAAAGCACAGTTATGGAAGAACCAGGAAGACTTACGGTACCATGTGATCACTCTCACCCTCAACCCTGCACAATACTTACTGAAGAAGCCCAGAACTCACACCTTGAGTATCCACTGCCACCCCCACCAAAGAAAACctgcaaaaaatctaaaatggttGTACTTAAGCATTCCTCACCAAAGCCTCCTAGGAAAATGTCAAAGAAGGTGATCAATACACCGTCCTCCCCTAAAAAAACACCTTTAATGAATGAACTCCCAATTCTTACTAATACCCTATTAGATCCtcctaaaataatttttaaagcaCAATCAAATGAATCTATGCCAATAGAAGAGCTAAATTGTAACATAATCTCACCACAGTCAAATACTAACACTTCACTTGACAAAGAATGTCAAGTCCAAACAGTATTATTCCAGAATGAAACCTCTGTAGCCCATGACACAGAATATCACATTGAGACAAAATGCTTACAAAACCAGGAACTAGAACCCGCCAGGAATCAGGATCCAGAACTCGCCATGGAAAAGACAGTCCCTCAGCGAGCAGAGCCAGAATATGGGGACAAGCACCAAGACCCTGCAGATCAGCATCCAGACTTTTCTGCTCAACTAATGGATTCTCAGAAAGATACAACACCAATGAGCCAACCAGCACCGGGCCTGTCCCCACCCAGGGAGCTACCTACTATCACAGTGGTGGCAGAAAGCATGTACGGTGACTTTGAGCAGGCTATGGAACACTTGCGCTACCGTCTGATCGCAACACGCAACCCCGAGGAGATCCGAGGTGGAGGCCTGCTGAAGTACAGCAACCTGCTAGTGCGGGATTTCAAGCCGGCTAGCGAGACGGAGATCAAGTCCCTGGAACGATACATGTGCTCACGGTTCTTCATAGACTTCCCCGATGTCCACGAGCAGCAGCGCAAGATTGAGTCCTACCTGCGAAACCACTTCATTGGCGAGGAGTCCAGCAAGTATGACTACCTGATGACTCTGAGGAGGGTGGTCAATGAGAGCACTGTGTGCCTGATGGGACATGAGCGGCGGCAGACCCTCAACATGATCACTGTCCTGGCCCTCAAGGTTCTGGGCGAGCAGAATGCCATTCCCAACACCACGAACATCACCTGCTTTTACCAGCCCGCTCCCTACATGGCAGACCACAATTTCAACAACTACTACATTGCACAAAATCAGCCAACCCTCATCTACCACCCCTACCCACTGCACATCCACATGCAGACAGGCCTGGTGTAG